The Arachis duranensis cultivar V14167 unplaced genomic scaffold, aradu.V14167.gnm2.J7QH unplaced_Scaffold_232527, whole genome shotgun sequence genome contains a region encoding:
- the LOC107461874 gene encoding arogenate dehydratase 3, chloroplastic: MTTLTQPPSNTVSLNYLLKQRSKWAGPNRVKCVYAFEPTSFGIGSNRVDWQSSCAILSSKVFSEEKSSSSSNSTGNNNSAADNIAAVNGHKTAVTDLNLVPINGSGDNAKSLPPKPLTISDLSPAPMHGSQLRVAYQGVPGAYSEAAAGKAYPKCEAIPCDQFEVAFQAVELWIADRAVLPVENSLGGSIHRNYDLLLRHRLHIVGEVQLPVHHCLLALPGVRKEYLSRVISHPQALAQCEHTLTKLGLNVVREAVDDTAGAAEFVAVNCLRDTAAIASARAAELYGLQVLADGIQDDPSNVTRFVMLAREPIIPRTDRPFKTSIVFAHDKGTSVLFKVLSAFAFRNISLTKIESRPHRNRPIRLVDDANVGTAKHFEYLFYVDFEASMADVRAQNALAEVQEFTSFLRVLGSYPMDMTPWTPSSRGN, translated from the coding sequence ATGACCACCCTAACGCAGCCACCTTCTAATACTGTCAGTCTCAACTACCTCCTAAAACAGCGTTCCAAATGGGCCGGCCCGAACCGCGTTAAATGCGTTTATGCCTTCGAACCCACCAGCTTCGGAATCGGCTCCAACCGAGTTGACTGGCAGAGCTCCTGCGCCATTTTATCCAGCAAAGTCTTCTCGGAGgaaaaatcttcttcttcctctaatTCCACCGGAAACAACAACTCTGCTGCTGATAACATCGCCGCTGTTAACGGCCACAAAACAGCTGTTACGGACCTTAATCTCGTCCCGATTAACGGCAGCGGAGACAACGCTAAGTCGCTGCCTCCCAAGCCGCTAACGATTTCTGACCTCTCGCCGGCTCCGATGCACGGTTCGCAGCTTCGCGTGGCATACCAGGGCGTTCCTGGCGCATACTCCGAGGCCGCCGCTGGAAAAGCTTACCCTAAGTGTGAGGCCATACCTTGCGACCAGTTCGAGGTGGCGTTCCAGGCAGTGGAGCTCTGGATTGCCGACCGCGCTGTACTCCCAGTTGAAAACTCCCTTGGCGGATCGATCCACCGGAACTACGATCTCCTCCTCCGCCACCGCCTTCACATCGTTGGCGAGGTACAGCTCCCTGTCCACCACTGCCTCCTCGCTCTCCCCGGCGTACGAAAGGAGTACCTCAGCCGCGTAATCTCGCACCCTCAAGCTCTAGCTCAGTGTGAGCACACTCTCACAAAGCTCGGCCTCAACGTGGTTCGCGAGGCTGTCGACGACACCGCGGGTGCTGCAGAGTTCGTGGCAGTCAACTGCCTCCGCGACACGGCGGCAATTGCGAGCGCTCGCGCGGCAGAGCTGTATGGACTCCAAGTTTTAGCGGACGGGATCCAAGACGACCCGAGCAACGTAACCCGATTCGTGATGCTAGCACGAGAACCGATAATTCCTCGTACGGACAGGCCGTTCAAGACAAGCATTGTTTTTGCGCACGATAAGGGCACTTCGGTACTTTTCAAGGTGCTATCGGCGTTCGCCTTCAGAAACATAAGCTTGACGAAGATCGAGTCGCGGCCACACAGGAACCGTCCGATAAGGCTCGTGGATGATGCGAACGTTGGAACGGCGAAGCACTTTGAGTATCTATTCTACGTTGATTTTGAGGCGTCTATGGCGGATGTTAGGGCTCAGAATGCCTTGGCAGAGGTGCAGGAATTCACCTCTTTCTTGAGAGTCTTGGGTAGTTATCCTATGGACATGACTCCTTGGACACCCTCTTCGAGAGGAAATTAg